The Bacillus carboniphilus genome segment ATCGCTTGTATTGATGAAGGATTCAGCATTTATTGTTAGTGCCAATAACGAGACCATCATTACAGCGATGTCACGAAAAGAAGCCAATGAGCAAATTTTTACAAACATAACAGGAACAATCGTTTTAGAATAGCCTGGACCATTTTTGGAGGGCTTTGACTGCCGACCGACAGACGCAGTCACCAAATTGAGAGGAGAATGAAGTATGCTACGTTCAATGTACTCTGGTATTAGTGGTTTACGTAACTTTCAAACGAAATTAGACGTAATTGGAAATAATATCGCCAATGTAAACACATACGGGTTTAAAAAAGGAAGAGTAACCTTTAAAGATGCGATGAACCAAACGATGGCAGGTGCGACTGCTGCACAAGGAAATATGGGGGGTAAAAACCCAATGCAAGTTGGTTTAGGAGCGTCTATTGGATCAATCGATACGATTACAACACAGGGAAGTCTTCAAACGACGGGTCGTTCACTAGATTTAGCGATCAATGGGGATGGATATTTTGTAGTATCACAAGGTGAATCAAATTTCTATACGCGTGCAGGTAACTTCTATTTGGATGATGAAGGGACTTTAGTTACGCAGGATGGGTATAAGGTGCAGTCTTATAACAATGGAATCCTAGAGGATATCGTAGTAAACGTAAATGCTGCTGTTCCTGCTAGAGAGACCACTGAGATTACTCTTGCGGGAAACCTTCCTGATGATGCTGTTGGTAACAAAAGCATTACACAACAAATTAAAGTGGTTGATGAAAATGGTGAAGCCCACACTCTTGATGTTGAAATCTATAAAAGTATTACTGACGCAGATGAATGGGAGGTAGAATTCATAAATAATAATGATGGTGGAAATGGCGTTATAGTGGAAATTGATTTTACAGATAACAGTCTTACTTTATCTACAGGTGATATGAGTGGCATTGGAATTGATGTTTCGGGTCCAATAACATTAGATTTGGAAGGTTTGACAAATGAATCGGGCTCCATCACTGCCATGGCAACAGCCGACGGTAATTCAGCAGGAGCACTAGAAAGCTTCAACATCGGCGGTCTAGGTGAAATCAATGGAGTATACTCAAATGGACTTGTTCTCCAACTTGGGCAACTAGCTCTCTCAAAATTCAGCAACCCATCTGGTCTTGAAAAAGCCGGAAACAACCTACTACGCGAAACTGTAAACTCTGGCCGTCCAAGTAACGGAGTACCAGGTGAAGGTTTTGGAACGATTGCATCAAGTTCACTAGAAATGTCTAATGTAGACCTTTCTGAAGAATTCACAGAAATGATTGTGGCACAACGTGGGTTCCAAGCAAACACGAGAATTATTACAACTTCAGATGAAATCCTCCAAGAACTCGTAAATCTAAAACGTTAGTAAAGGAGGGAGGAGGTCGATCGGCTAGCATCGACCTCCCCAAATCATGATTACACTAACTAAATTAAATGGAAAAGCTTTTACTCTTAATGCTGTTTATATTGAAACGATTGAGGCATTTCCAGACTGTACGATTACTTTATCAAATGGAAAGAAGTATGTAGTGAAAGAAACGGTTGAAGAAGTGACTTCACAGGTTGAGGCATTTTACAAAAGAGTGGGTTTATTTGCTGTAATGGGACAAGGAGGGGAACTTCATGAATAATAAACTGTTAACTACTATGTTTGCTATCTTGGCAGCTATAACTCTAGTGGGAGCCGGGGCTTTATTTGTCCTCTTGAATGTGAATAAGGAAGGACAGGCTACTACTATTGATGATGTGCTTGAAGCTTCAGTGGATGTCCCCGAGATGACAACAAATTTATTAAGTGGTGAATTTATCCGTATTTCATTTAAAGTACAAACAGATAGTAAAGAAGCTAAGGAAGAACTGGAGAAAAGGTCCTTCCAGGTAAACAACTTAATTATAAAAAAACTGTCAAATATGACAGCAGAAGACTTTCAGGGTAGTAAAGGGAAAGTTGATTTGGAAGAATCACTTAAAACAGAAATAAATGACCTTTTAACAGATGGTGAAATTGAGCAGGTATATATAACCTCCTATATTCTCCAGCAGTAGAGGCAAAGGTTGTATGGGGGTGATGTAATGTCAAGTGAGATCCTATCCCAAAATGAAATAGACGCCCTCCTCTCAGCATTATCTACAGGCGAAATGAATGCAGATGAGCTGAAAAAGGAGCAAGCTGAGAAAAAGGTGAAGGTGTATGATTTTAAGCGAGCCTTACGTTTTTCGAAGGACCAAATTAGAAGTTTAACGAGAATTCATGAGAACTTTGCTCGACTCTTAACAACCTTCTTTTCAGCACAACTAAGAACATACGTACAAATTTCAGTAGCTTCTGCGGATCAAATTCCTTATGAAGAGTTTATTCGATCCATTCCGAAAATGACCATCTTGAATGTGTTTGAAGTTCCCCCATTAGACGGGCGTGTCATAATGGAGGTCAACCCAAATATTGCTTACGCTATGGTTGATCGTGTTCTGGGTGGGAAGGGAACGAGTTTAAATAAAGTAGAAAATCTAACAGAAATTGAATCAAAGATTATGAACACCATGTTTGAGCGGGCTATCGAGAATTTACGTGAAGCCTGGTCAACAATTGCAGAGATCGACCCCATATTAACTGAATTCGAGGTAAACCCTCAATTTTTACAGATGGTCTCACCGAATGAAACAGTAGTTGTCATTTCTTTAAATACGGTAATTGGTGAATCAAGTGGGATGATCAATATCTGCATTCCACACGTAGTATTAGAACCGATTATTCCAAAATTATCGGTTCATTATTGGATGCAAACAGCGAAGAAGGAAATCCAGCCAGAAGACATGGAAACCCTTCAACGTAATATCAAAAAGACAGAAGTGCCCGTTTCAGCTATGCTTGGTACCACGGAAATATCTATTGAGGAATTTCTCAATCTTGAAGTTGGAGATGTCATTGGATTGAATCAGAAGATTGACCAACCATTGACGGTCCAAGTAGAAGAGATTCCGAAATTTATTGGACAACCTGGAAAGCTTCGAGGAAAAGTGGCCATTCAAATTTTAGACACCTATAAAGGGGGAGGGGAAGAAGATGAGTAATGATATGCTCTCTCAAGATGAAATCGATGCTCTATTAAGGGGTGCTAGTGTAGATGACCCTGATGAGGAAACAACAGCCGAAGACAAAAGTGCTAGTGAGTATTTTAACCCTATGGAATTAGACGCCTTGGGAGAAATCGGGAATATATCGTTCGGTAGTTCTGCAACGGCTTTGTCCACTCTCCTGAATCAAAAGGTAGAAATTACAACACCATCTATAGGTATTATCGAAAAAAGAAGATTACCAGAGGAGTTTCCACACCCATATGTTGCTATAAAAGTTCAATATACTGATGGGTTTTCGGGGTCTAATTTACTGGTGATTAAACAAAGCGATGCAGCCATTATTGCTGACCTTATGCTTGGTGGAACAGGAAATCCTGAAAGTAAGGATATGGGTGAGATTCAAGTTAGTGCTGTGCAGGAAGCCATGAATCAAATGATGGGTTCAGCTGCCACTTCTATGTCAACCGTGTTTAGTAAAAGAATTGATATTTCACCGCCGGTTGTTGATTTATTAGACGTACCACAAGGTGAGGGGACAGAACGTCTTCCTGATGAGGATCATCTTTTAAAAATTTCGTTTCGATTAACAGTAGGAACATTGATTGATTCAAATATTATGCAGCTTTTACCACTACATTTTGCTAAATCAATGGTAGAGGACCTGCTAAATCCTTCTACAGGGGTAGAGGAAGTTGCGGCCACACAAACTGTAGCAGAGCAAGTAGAAGTAGCGAATAAACAACCGGTTGAACCTTCTGAACCAAGTTTATATTCTCAACCAGCAGAATCTCCTAGGGCAGAGACGGCGAGGTCCCAACAAACGGAAAGGCCAAAACCGGCAAAGCCAGAGATGAATGTTCAACCAGCTATGTTCTCCAGTTTTGAAGAATATAAGCCAACTGAGCCTGAGTCAAAGAACTTAGACATGCTTCTTGATATCCCGTTACAAATAACGGTGGAGTTAGGAAGGACTAAGAAGTCTGTAAAAGACATTCTTGAGCTAGCATCCGGGTCTATTATTGAATTGGATAAGCTAGCTGGTGAGCCAGTTGATATTTTAATCAATAGTAGGCTTATAGCTAAGGGTGAGGTAGTGGTAATTGATGAGAATTTTGGAGTCCGTGTGACTGATATCCTTAGTCCAAGAGATAGAATAAATAAATTAAGATAATAGCTTAGGAGGATAATAGAAATGGCACAAACAATTTTAGTCGTTGATGACGCAGCATTTATGAGAATGATGATTAAAGACATTTTAACAAAAAATGGTTTTGAGGTTGTGGCTGAGGCACAAGATGGAGCCCAAGCTGTTGAAAAATATAAGGAACACCAACCAGACCTTGTAACAATGGATATTACAATGCCTGAAATGGATGGAATAACAGCGTTAAAAGAAATCAAACAATTAAATCCAGACGCAAAGGTTATTATGTGTTCAGCAATGGGGCAACAAGCCATGGTTATCGATGCCATTCAAGCTGGTGCAAAAGATTTTATTGTAAAGCCGTTTCAAGCGGACCGTGTAATTGAAGCCATTAAGAAGACTCTTGGTTAATTTATGTACTGAAAGGAAGGGGCACTCATGAAGGGAACAAAAGGATTTATTCTGTTTTTGATTTTCATACTAGTTCAAAGCGTCCTTCCTTTCCTATCTACTTCTTCAGTTTACGCAGAATCTGTTTATGCTAATTTCTGTTTAGAAAACCCACATGCTGATGAATGTGAGTCGGGATCTCAATCCACTGATACGGAAGAAGGTGTTCCTTCGAATGTAGGGATAACCATTTTTGATGTTATTAAAATGATATTTTCTACCGTATTAGTTATTGGATTATTACTCTTTGTATTGAAATGGGTACAAAAGAAAGGAAGAACGTTTTCCAACCAAGGGATGATTGAAAGCTTAGGTGGAACATCGCTAGGCAATCAAAAAAGTATTCAGTTAGTAAAAGTGGGAAAACGCATCTTCGTTGTAGGTGTAGGAGAAACGATTTCCTTGATAAAAGAAATAGAGGACGAAGATGAAGTACAGGGATTGATGAGCCAACAACCATCCGGGGGAACAGAACTTCCTATCAAATCCATTAGTAATTGGGTCGGGGGTAAAAAGAATCCGAATCAAGGCTCTGATTTTTTCCAAACATTAAAAGGTGAATTAGCGAAAGTAAAAACAGATAGACAAAAAGCCATTAGTGATTGGAAAGAAAAGAAAGGATCAAATCAGCATGAATGAGTTTGTAGAATTTTTTAATACAAGTGATCCTAGCAACGTCTCTACTTCTATTAAATTATTACTCTTATTAACCGTTCTATCATTAGCTCCGAGCATTCTGATCCTTATGACAAGCTTTACCCGTATTGTCATTGTTCTGGCTTTTGTACGAACAGGACTTGCCACTCAACAAATGCCACCTACGCAGGTGTTGATTGGATTAGCATTATTTTTAACATTTTTTGTAATGGCTCCTACATTTCAGGAAGTCAATGATGAGGCACTGACACCTCTGTTCAATGAAGAGATTGGTTTAGAAGAAGCCTATGAAAAAGCGACTATACCGATTAAAGAATTTATGAGTGCACACACAAGACAGAAGGATTTAGCTTTGTTTATGGATTACGGCAAGTATCCTGCACCAGAAACGATCGAAGATATCCCTTTGACAGCATTGGTACCAGCTTTTGCAATTAGTGAGTTAAAAACAGCGTTTCAAATTGGATTTATGATTTTTATTCCTTTTTTAGTAATCGATATGATTGTAGCTAGTGTACTGATGTCTATGGGGATGATGATGTTACCGCCTGTAATGATTTCATTGCCGTTTAAAATTTTATTATTTGTACTCGTGGATGGATGGTACTTAGTTGTTCAGTCCCTCCTTCAGAGCTTTTAAAGAGGGTGAAGTAAATGACACCAGAACAAGTCATCTATATTGCAGAACGGGGCGTTTGGACAGTGCTCTTAGTTTCTGGACCTCTACTTGTATTAGCACTAGTGGTCGGCTTAATTGTCAGTATATTTCAAGCAACTACACAAATCCAAGAACAAACATTAGCTTTTATCCCAAAAATTGTGGCTGTTTTACTCGGAATCGTCTTTTTTGGTCCATGGATGTTAGGGCAGATGCTTTCATACGCATCAGAGATTTGGTCCAACCTTCTAACGTTTGTAGGATAGTAGAATGTTAGAACTTTTACCGGGGATTCCAGCATTCTTACTTATTTTTATCAGAGTAACAAGCTTTTTCTTAGTTGTTCCTCTTTATTCTTATCGGACGATTCCAACCATTCATAAAGTCGGTTTTTCAGGATTTTTAACGCTCATTATGTATTTTAGTGTGGACAAGCAGTTACCGGTTATTGAGGAGCATTTCTTTTTACTGCTTATAAAGGAATTGATGTTTGGTCTTTTGTTGGGGTTGGTTGCTTATATCATTCTTGCAGCGATCCAAATTGCAGGGGGCTTCATAGATTTTCAGATGGGTTTTGCGATTGCTAACGTTATGGACCCTCAAACCGGAGCACAAAGCCCACTAATGGGCCAGTATTTTTACACGATTACTTTATTGTTTTTGTTAGCGGTCGATGGACATCACCTACTCCTCGACGCAATCTTTTACAGCTATGAGTTTGTACCGTTAGCACAAGAAACACTCCCATTAGGGAAGAGTGAATTGGCGTTATTTATCACAAAATCATTTGCCCTTATGTTTCTAATTGCTTTTCAAATGTCATTGCCTGTAGTGGCCTGTTTATTCCTGGTGGATGTCGCTCTTGGTATAACGGCACGGACGGTTCCCCAGCTAAACGTATTTGTTGTGGGACTACCTCTAAAGATAGGTGTCAGCTTTATTTTTATTATCCTGACTTTTGGAGGGTTAATGCTTGTGGTCAGCTCTTTGTTTGAGCAAATGTTCCGCACGATGAGGGGACTTATGGAGCTACTTATGATTTAGAAGGTGGAAATCTATGGCGTACTTGAAATTAGACCTGCAATATTTTGCTGGAGAAAAGACAGAAAAAGCCACACCGAAGAAAAGACAAGATTCCCGAAAAAAGGGACAAGTCGCGAAAAGTCAAGATGTAGGTTCATCCTTCATTATGTTAGCCGTCTTTTTCGCCATGCTTATGCTAGGTTCCTATTTTTTAGATCTTGCTATGGATTTATATAAGCAGTCATTTACAGATTTTATTCTAATTGAATTAACGCCATCTAATTTGGAACGAGTGGTTCTAGATGCTTTGTTTTTAATGGCTCAATTCTTGGCACCCATTATGATTGCGGCCATTGTTGCAGCAGTTGTAGCCAATTATATGCAAGTAGGTTTCTTATTCTCTACCGAAACCATTAAGTTTAAATTAGAAAAATTAGACCCCATTAAAGGGGCAAAACGAATATTTTCCGTAAGAGCCATTGTTGAATTACTGAAGTCAGTTTTGAAAATTTCTTTTATTGGTGTTGTTACATTCGCTGTATTGTGGCTTCATATTGACGATATTATGATGCTGGCACAATATTCTGTGGGCGATTCATTAGTTGTTGTTGGGAATTTAACGGTTCAGATGGGATTGTTTGCATCTGTTACACTAGTGGCCTTATCCGTCTTAGATTATCTTTATCAAAAGTATGATTTTGAAAAAAATATCCGAATGTCTAAACAAGATATAAAGGATGAATACAAAAATACAGAGGGGGACCCCCTCATTAAGTCAAAGATTAAGCAAAGGCAAAGAGAAATGGCTATGCGGAGAATGATGCAAGAAGTACCATCCGCAGATGTGGTTATAACAAACCCAACCCATTATGCCATTGCATTGAAGTACGATGAAAAAAAGCTAGATGCTCCATTTGTGGTCGCAAAAGGAGTGGACTTCATCGCTCAAAAGATTAAATATATCGCCAAAGAAAATGATGTAATGATGGTTGAAAATAGACCATTAGCAAGAGCCATGTATGATCAAGTTGAGATTGGTCAAGCAATCCCTGAGGAATTCTTCCAGGCTGTGGCCGAAATATTGGCGATTGTGTATCAAACAAAAAATAGTACACCAGCATCGAGTAAAATTTGATGAACCTTCTGTAGAGATACGTTTTATGTGAGGAGATTTTGTAATGCGAGCTAAAGATTTAATAGTCCTTATAAGTGTCATTCTCATAGTTGCTATGCTAATCATCCCATTACCAGGATGGTTATTAAGCTTTTTAATCATAACGAATATTACGCTTGCATTGCTTGTTCTTTTAACAGCTATGAACAATAAAGAACCATTAGAGTTTTCTATCTTCCCATCACTGTTATTACTTCTTACTTTATATAGACTAGGCTTAAACGTATCGACTACTCGTAGTATTTTGGCCAATGGAGATGCTGGTCAAGTCGTCGACACTTTCGGATCCTTCGTTGTTGGCGGCAACGTGTTGGTAGGGTTAGTTGTATTCTTAATCCTTATTGTGATTCAGTTTGTAGTCATCACCAAAGGTTCTGAACGTGTGTCCGAGGTTGCGGCAAGATTTACCTTGGATGCCATGCCCGGAAAGCAAATGAGTATTGATGCCGATTTAAATGCAGGGATCATTTCCGAAAAAGATGCGAGAGAGCGAAGAGAAAAAATATCAAATGAAGCAGACTTTTATGGAGCCATGGATGGTGCGAGTAAGTTCGTAAAAGGGGACGCCATTGCTGGGATTGTCATCGTCTTAATCAACTTGATTTTTGGAATGATTATTGGAGTTGCCCAAATGGGGCTTCCGTTTGCAGAGGCCGCATCCAAGTTTTCCCTCCTTACTGTAGGGGATGGGATTGTCAGTCAAATACCGGCACTCTTAATTTCAACTGCAACAGGTATTGTGGTAACGAGAGCTACGTCTGACGGAAATTTAGGAAGTGACATTACAGCCCAGTTAATTAGACATCCGGCGATGCTCTATGTGGCAGGTGCTACGATCATCCTTCTTGGGCTATTCACTCCTATTTCAGATGTGTTCACGATTCCAATCGGTGCCCTATTGCTAATCGGTGGTTATTTTACTGGAAGAGCACCAAAGATTGATAAAGAAGACTTAATTGAACTGGAAGAGGAAGCAGAGACAGATGAGATGAAGCGACCTGAGAACGTCGTGAGTCTTCTAAGTGTTGACCCGATCGAATTTGAATTTGGATATGGGTTAATACCGCTGGCGGATGCACAGCAAGGCGGAGATTTACTCGATCGGATTGTCATGATTCGAAGGCAGTTAGCGATTGAATTAGGTTTAGTCATTCCGGTAGTTAGAATACGAGACAATATTCAACTACAACCAAATGAATACATTCTAAAAATTAAAGGAAATGAAATGGCAAGGGGCGAGGTTTTGGTTGACCATTACTTAGCCATGAGCCCTTCAGATGAAGAAGATTTCATCGATGGAATTGATACCGTGGAGCCATCGTTTGGTCTACCGGCAAAATGGATTAGTGAAGAGGTAAAGGATCAAGCAGAGCTTATGGGCTACACCGTGGTAGATCCACCTTCAGTGGTTTCCACTCATATTACGGAAACCTTAAAGGCACATGCCAACGAGCTATTAGGTAGACAAGAAACGAAGCAGCTCGTGGATCATCTACAAGAAAGCTATCCAATCCTAGTGGAAGAAGTAACACCAAACCCATTGGCCATCGGTGAAATACAGAAGGTCTTAGCTAAGCTTCTAAAAGAAGGGATTTCCATTCGAAATCTTCCTATAATATTTGAAACCTTAGCAGACTATGGAAAGCTTTCATCCGATACAGACCTTCTTACCGAATACGTAAGGCAGGCACTTGCTCGTCAAATTACGGGCCAGTTTGTTTCTGGAGAAGTGTTAAAAGTCATTACATTATCTGGTCAAGTTGAAAAAATATTTGCGGATTCAATCCAACAGACTGAGCATGGTAATTATTTAACGATGGACCCGTCTACATCTCAACAAATATTAGAAAAAATGGCAAAAGAAATTGAGAAGTTATCGTTAACGGAACAAACACCAATGGTCCTTTGTTCACCAGCAGTTCGGATGTACGTCCGTCAATTGACAGAACGGTATTTCCCGGCAGTTCCCATTCTGTCTTACAATGAGCTAGAAACGAATATCGAGATTCAGAGTGTAGGGGTGGTGAAGTTAGATGAAATTTAAAAAGTATGTGGCTCCTAATATGCCTGAAGCTATGAAAAAAGTAAGGGCAGAGCTTGGACAAAATGCTGTTATCATTAACTCCAAAACGATTTACAATGGCGGCATCTTTGGGCTATTTAAAAGAAAAAACATTGAAGTCATAGCGGCGGTTGATCCGGAGGCAGCTTCAGGATCAAAAACAACCGGTGCTCAAAAGAGAAAATTGAGCGTTACACCGGAAAGCACCATCATTAAGGAAGAGAAGCCTAGCTACGAGAAGAATGGGCAAGATATGACATTGCTTTTAAAAGAAATTCAAAAGTTACAAGCCGACTTACAGCGCAATACGGCAAAGACAGATACAACAATGGTTCCTAATGACTTAAAGCCAATTATGAATCGTCTGGAATCGCAAGGAGTGGCTTCACACCTCTTATTCAAATGGGGAGAAGCCCTTACAACAGCTTATTTCGATGCAAACAAACCAGAAGAAAAAGAAAAAATTATAGAGCTATTTGATCAAGTGGTTTTGTCTGAAAAACAAGATCGACTAGAAAGCACAGACCTTTTAGAAAAAAAATTTGTTGCACTAGTAGGACCAACTGGTGTTGGCAAAACTACAACTCTTGCAAAGTTAGCAGCCCAAACGATTCTTAAAAAGAAGAAAAAGGTGGCATTCATTACAACGGATACGTACCGGATTGCAGCGATTGAGCAGTTGAAAACGTATGCCAGTATCGTTGGAGCCCCAGTGGAAGTATGCTATAACATTGAAGACTTTAAGAGAGCGAAAGAAAGATTTCATCAATATGATACAATTTTTATAGATACGGCAGGAAGGAATTTCCGTAATCCTCAGTATGTGGAAGATTTAAAAGATGTTATAGATTTTAAGGAAGATGTGCAAACCTTTTTAACCTTGTCTTTAACAGCGAAAGAATCTGATATGAGGCAAATCATTGATCAGTTTTCTCTGCTTCATATTGACCGGTTTATTTTTACTAAAATGGATGAGACAAGCTCGTATGGAACCATTCTAAATTTAGTGTGGGACACTGATATTGGTGTAGGCTACCTTACAAATGGTCAAAATGTTCCGGATGACCTAACAGAGGCAAGTAAAAATAGCATTCTATCATACTTAGTTGGAGATGGGGATCAAAATGGACCAAGCAGCAATTCTTAGAGAACGCTTTAAATCTCAACAGCCTAGTGATACCAACAGTCAAAAGAATATGGAAGCTAAGACAATTGCTGTAGTAAGTGGAAAAGGTGGAGTTGGAAAGTCCAATTTTTCTCTTAATTTTTCTATTACTCTATCCCAAAAAGGGAATCGGGTACTGCTGGTTGATATGGACTTAGGAATGGGGAATATTGATATTTTAATGGGAGATTCTCCAAGCCTATCTTTATATGATTTTCTTAATGACGAAGCAGAATTAAAGGACTTAATTTTTAAAGGGCCAGAAAATTTGTCGTATATGGCAGCGGGTACAGCCTTTCAGTCCTTTAAAAGACTGGATGG includes the following:
- the flhF gene encoding flagellar biosynthesis protein FlhF; its protein translation is MKFKKYVAPNMPEAMKKVRAELGQNAVIINSKTIYNGGIFGLFKRKNIEVIAAVDPEAASGSKTTGAQKRKLSVTPESTIIKEEKPSYEKNGQDMTLLLKEIQKLQADLQRNTAKTDTTMVPNDLKPIMNRLESQGVASHLLFKWGEALTTAYFDANKPEEKEKIIELFDQVVLSEKQDRLESTDLLEKKFVALVGPTGVGKTTTLAKLAAQTILKKKKKVAFITTDTYRIAAIEQLKTYASIVGAPVEVCYNIEDFKRAKERFHQYDTIFIDTAGRNFRNPQYVEDLKDVIDFKEDVQTFLTLSLTAKESDMRQIIDQFSLLHIDRFIFTKMDETSSYGTILNLVWDTDIGVGYLTNGQNVPDDLTEASKNSILSYLVGDGDQNGPSSNS